From Mastacembelus armatus chromosome 9, fMasArm1.2, whole genome shotgun sequence:
CTGGTGTCATGTGCGATTATGTATGTGTCCAGAAGTAGTGATGAACCAAAACACTAAAGGAGAAATCCAAAGTGTATCTGAAAACCAGGAGTGACCAAAAAAATGAAGTTTAAGCAAAGCAACTATGGTGCTGAGACTAGTCCATACAATGTCTGTAAAGGTGGCACAGACccatgcagagaaaaaaacactgacaacacataTTTCGGGCTGGCTATCAAACCtgaataatataaaaactgACATGTACTAAAATATGGCACTGAATGCCTGGTCAAGGTCTGGCCCACTGCTTCAAATTACACCTGCAACTAATGATCATTTTcaatgttacattttaaatgatcattattattaatgattCTTTTCTTGACCAGTTTTGGGGCCAAAACAATGTtagaaaataacaataaaaggCCCAAGTTTACATGTTAATATTTGTCTAACACTCAAAACTGTCAACGTATCACAGGTTGACTGAGAAAACTATCAAcaattttgccatttttcagaataaaaaaaaaaaatcataaaaacattgcaaaataaaatgtattcattagTTAGTAAATTGCTTCAGCTATCCATTAATGCAACACAGCAGAGTTAGCCAGAGGCAAATTTTCACTGTGGTCCCTGAGTCCCTTTAAGATGAGTGGCTTATTGTgtccaaattaaaaaaagacttttgtAGAACAAAACCTGTTTATATTCCACAAAGTGAGGTACAGTCTTGTATCAAAACCCAAACTCACGGGGTATCACCACCattatcaaacatttttaaaaactcagcCCCGAGACACAGGAGGAAAACTGCTTCTGCATGAAGATATGAAGATAAGAGAAAGAATTCTTGgtcaaagatacacacacacacacacacacacacatacacacaaaacactccaACCACGTAAGGTGAAAAATTTATATTACGTCACATCAGTTTTCTGTAGGAGGACAATTTCTTCGCACAAATGAGAACCACTCGTTCTGTGTCATGTGTAAACACTGATGTTTCTTATCTGTGTGGAAAAACCTACAATTCCCAGTCATGACTGCAGCGAGTAACTCAGGGTTTTGATCAACATTAAACCTTTAATAAGTGATTGTTTTAACAGCTACATTTCCACTTTATGCCAACAGAAATTAGTGAGGCTGTTGATCAGTCCTAGTTAACACAGTAAACACTCACTTTACGTTGTGTATGCTTTTTACAAACCAATTGCTCTGCACTATAGGTCACAAGATAATATCAGTATCTCACCTCCTACATCTTGACCACTGAATGCAATGATGAAAAATCCTAGGTGCATTGTTATACTACTAATGTGTATCTGGGTCATACATTGAGTATTGAGATGAGTAAGATTTTTACCCTGAAGAGTGCTCTGGATTTTACCTGCCCATACTCTCAACCACAAACTCACACCCTTGTGCCCTGAGCTCTGGGGCTTCAGTCTGTGGTGGAGGTCTGTAGGCTGGAACTGTGAATCTTTGCACATTGCATGTGAACTGCACCTGTCATTTAATCTCATTTAGTATGTTATTTTTTGGTAACTGAGattcatataaatatatttcaatacTAGATGTGAACAAATGAATGGCCCTAACGCACCAAAACAAACTCAAAGAGCCAACAAGCTCATTTCTCAATGGCTGCGTACAGAAGGATGTGTTCAGGCACAGTATTTAGTATAGGTCATTTGTGTTTTAGCAGAGACCAACACACAAACTCTGCTGCCTGGGTCCTGACCATGGCCAGAATGAAAGAACATATTACACAGTTTTAAAGTCCTTGCATTGGCTGCCTGTGAGTTAAAGCCCTTCATGGTCTTGCACCAGTCTCACATGCAGTTCTAACCAGggcagcctcagcctcagctccAGCCCCGATCCGACTGtcaattgttttgttgttgattcTGCGTCCCTGTCAATAGAGAGTTATGTTTCTAAATAGAGAAAGTCTCATAACTCATGAAAGATACTGAGCCAAAGCACGGCTTTTGGTTTTGGTCTCCTTGGTCGGCGAGTAATGGTCAGTTCTGCACTGAACCCGAAGCTCTTATTTGTTTTAGCTTGTTGATTTTCCTGCTAATTCATAGCCTCATTGGAAACAATAATTAACAAACATAAACGTAACGCAGAAGAGCCACTAAAAActctgtctttgtttatttCTATACTTGTTTTCTAGGTTTTTTATACAGATACATTTATTGCTGATTTTTGATTACTAGCAAATCTAGTTCACATTAGAGCTAGACTCTGGTTTGACTatttctttgtgtatttatattatCTGAGGACTATTATTGTGAAGGCCTCAAAATGCTTTCTAATGTTATCACCAAGGACATAATATTATAACACAAAGCACCTTACAATCCTAAACTCACTGTCAATTCTGCctacaaagaagaaaaaccacAGACAAGACAGTTTTTAGAAGAGTACTTTGTGTATGTCTATGTATATGCAGGTAGATGTGTGTTGGTATATACACAGTGTATGTCTTTGTGTACAAATATATCATTATACTTTgcactgtgaaaacaaacaaaccatggAGTCAGAGTGCAGCCAGAATGGGCTCCTGACTATTGTTTCTGCATTTCCTCGTAATCAAAATCCAACCACCCACAGAATCACCTTCAATCAACAACTAATGACTTTTCAAGGTTCCTGTGAGTTATTGATTAATGACAATAGTTTCTCAGAAGTTCTGATTGTGAGTTTACTGCGTTTACTTTCTCATTTCCCTCTGAGTCATGTGGAAAAAAGCAAGCCATGGACTGAAGTGATTTGTGAGTCAGATGCATGGATAAATGGAGATGGATAAACAGATGCAAGACCTTCAGCCCTACTGATGACAGACATCAACAAAGGGAGAATAGGAACGTGAGATGCAGTTATGACACAAGGGCCCAATACAGTATCAGCTCTTTGAGCAAGAGCTCCGAGCGCCGCGCCAAAAGGCCCGAACAATTAACTTTTGAATTATTCACCTGACCTCTCAGGCCACAGAGGCCTCCTCGTCTCCTCTTACCTGATAAAGCCCTGACATTTTTATTGACCTTTTCAGCTTAATAATCTTCTCCATGTGCCACGAGGACTCAAGACACTCTACCAGAAGCATCACCACATCTGTCTAACAAACAACTTTCTACTTCTCACTCAAACTCTGACTGTTGACGTTGATTCATTTGTGATTAGTCAAAGATTATTGATTATGATCGAATTGAAGGAACTGTCTTAGACCACTTTCACATCTTTCAGCTGCCTAAGACAAAAAATGATCAAGGGAGAAACTTGGTGAAATCTTTGGTTGTCAATCACTGAGGGAGGCAGCTGAGTCTGAGCTGCAATGGACCAAAGAAAAGCAGCGTCAGATGTCAGATGTGTGGAGGAAGAGCTCAGGGTTAATCAATCAGGGATATATGAGGTGAGATTCATGCAAGAGGCTGTTGTTGGTTTCTGGTTTTAAACTGAGAGTCAGCTTTGTTTCTTTATCCGTCATGTTGAGCAAACTTCACTGCATGTTTACCAGTTTGGTAACAATTCTCCAAATAAAAACTTTACTGGAGACCAGTCTGGAATAAACAGTGGTTGGGGCACAtgataggtgtgtgtgtgtgtgtgtgtgtgtgtgtgacagcagcagcctgaTACACCTGCTGTCGATTCAATCCTTTGGCATGTATGTGGACAAATGACCTGTGTGGTCAAACTGTAGCTTGATACTGAGAATGATAATGTAGACTTTTAAAAGATGTTTCCTTGGACTTAGAGGACTTTTTCTGAGTTATCAGAGCTTGATGGATTATTCTGGGGTTTAACTGGCACATTATTAATCAACATAATCACTGGTTGCAGCTCAATTTGAGACAAGACAGGGGCCCCGCACCTCTTTTCTACGCCCCTGTGGTTTAACAACCGAAGGACGAATTAACGACTTATCATCAAACTTTCACTGTCTGGTACTTGAAAGAAACAACTGTATTCGTGTCGTTTTACCAGCAACGAAACACACTGTGATCACATCAAAACGTCACAAGTTCATTGAAACTTTAAGTAGAAAGTTGCCTCGAAAAAGTTTTGGGTACGTTCCTGCGCCAACTCtaccaaaccaaaacaaagtaCAACCTGCTGTTGTAGAAACGTTTTGAAAAGGAAGAATGAGGTTTTTTCCTTCCCAAACACAGAGTGGCCATTCCCCTCtactttttcattctttccgTTACATTTTTAGTCGAAGCCTCCCTGGAGAGCAGTGGAGACAGAGACACggaaagagagagtgaggacACAACCCTCTCACATTCACTGCAGCTTCCTGTTCGCCCGTCTgcccttctctctttctcctccatctcttcccCTTCTCCTAAATCCATCCCAGCCTGGCAAACCACCTCCTCGCCTTCACCTTGACACCTCCAAGGTCAGTAAAAATCGAGCAGCGATGCGTCCTCTTACCGTGCGCCCTGGCTTCGTGTGGTGCGTCCCGGCTGAGCTGCGCGTCGCCAACGGTCCTgggaataaagaaaaatctaaaagcAGAAACGAGAGCTAATGTTTTCCTCCTGGCTTCCCACCCACCGACCCACTGCCTCCCATACTCCTACTccaccctcctccctctctttcagGCTCTCCCTTCCTCTAGTTTCTCCACCCTCCTTCCTTCTCCACACCCCTGCCGGGGGGAGCCGAGTTCACATGGTCCGCTCAGTTAAAATTCAACTCCCCACCTGataactgtttttcttttaagatCTAATGTGAGACTTCAGTCATTTATTTCAGCTGTAGTACCTTTTAGTGTAAATACTATTCAGCCCCGTTATGTAAAAATACGCACACTGTAAAATACGTGAAGTAAAAGTTGTACATTCAAAATGATACCTAAGTAAAAGTGTACAAATATAATTAAGAAACTGCACTTGAAgtgttaaaagtaaaaacactgtaacAGTGTGACACCGGTTTATAGGCCCTGTCAAATTACATCATCACGCCTTAATGTTTGAATGGCGTTTCACTGTTGAAGCTAATTTCTCTCTATGTAGGGCTGCAACTTATGGTTATTTTTCATAAGAATCAATCACCTGAGAAATAACCTATCAATGTGATTGAAAATAGAGCGAAGAGTATTTCCAGTGAACTGTGATTTcagtatttatatattatacttCTACTTCTTTCTCCATTGCTTACACATCAActttgctctgtgttttctctattTCCTTTTTGCATCCTGCCTGAGGTTTCAGTTTGCTGCAAGAGCAGGAAACCACTGTGGTTAAAAAATAATCTACACTTACTTTACTACATACATCttgtgaaaaactacaatttaatCCAACaatcctgcaataaatcctccgTCATGACGGTGACAACGTTCAGTTTAGATGTTATTTCAACTGCACTGTGTCCTTGGAAGAtcttgtttgtgctgctgctgattcacTAAACAGAGAACTGCCTACTCTTATGatatggacaaaataatagagaCACTAGCAATAAACCCCATTTTCATAAAGGTAGTATTTActgcagggctgttttattTGACTGTATGACTTTTGGCACAAACAGTAATAAACTGGCCCTGAGTAGATGTTCATATCAtttgactgtgtgtatttttgtgtgacAACGTATAATcgctttgttctttttaaagCACCTACATCCAGACATTAAATAAAGGTTATTTATGCAAGTGTTTTATCAGCGACTGTAGACTAAACATTAGACACTTCTATGAATGTTCATATTCAGTATCAAACATCTTCTGTTTCCCTAAAATAGACAAAACATCCAATCCCACATTCGCCAACATCAAGCAGAAACACTCCCAGTGAGTAGCTATGAAAACTTTTCATACTCTGCTTCTACATATTCACATTAGTTACTGCTCCACGGCACCATGATTTTCTTACTCTGATGTGGCCACGAGGTGTCGCTGAAAACTGACTTTAGGTTCCATGTTGTAACTTTCAGAGTCCTGATTATCTGTGGATCTGTGGTTCTGATCTGGATTTTTGAGCTCAGGTTCCTGTGAAGGATTGAGAGTTACAGAAAGCAGACAGATACACCTCAACGTAGAAACCACGTTGTTGTCACTGTGTTGTAGTAGAAAACTGCTCTGTTGTATTTAGATATTTGTCAGGAAATTAGGCACATTTTCAGAAATCTCATCAAAATGACCTTGTGAATACTACTGCCAGGTCTGGCGATTATCTCAGGTCTGATTTTAGCTTATCGGGTAATGATGAGACTTGACAATTGATGCAGCCTTTACAGGAACCTGTTGACAGGTAACTGATTTTGGAGGCAAGACTTGGTGGTGAGATGGTTTAACGATTATTTGATTTTGGGGGTCATGAAACCAAGCAATGAGCTCTCATCTAGACATTATCTCCATTTACCTGTTTATTCAGGTTTTTCCTTGAATATGTCACTGGTCTGAATATGGCCAAATCATTAATATGTCTTAAATATGAAACCATGACATCTGAATTAGAACATGAGCATTTGACCCATATGTGTTTGgctatttgtattttattttataatgcttTGTCTTGTTAAACATTATAGGCTCattataatactgtactgcatTTTATACTTTGGTAGGATGATGTGATTTAGTCTCCCTCTGGTTATGATTATTTATTACTGCTGatactgtttgtttatttatctatatatatctatgtcCCTCAGCACTGTCTGCTATTTGACCACTAGAGGGAGATATATcctcattaaaaacatttcaaaagggacgttcagaataaaaaaaaatacctttgGGATAACcttaacaaataaaaaccaaTTGAACCATtatgtataattatataatttttacTTGGAAACTGGTTTATAAATGTGACTTGTTTAGTCTCGCAGAGGCATGTACGAGTTTAGAGATGTGATTAAGCAATAATTTGTTAGAAATTTGCATAAGTCCATCCCCCAATGCCAAAATCCAGTTTTAAGCCTATTTAAGCTTATATTGAGCTCATGTGCTGTGCTATGTTCATTTGCTTGATTTTTTCTATGTGCCAAATAACTAAAACATAGACCCTTGGGGCAAGATTAAAAAGTCCCTCGTAGGAGAGCATTAAGGCTGCTACCAATAATAACTAGTATAATGTGTCTGACAATCGCAGTCTTTAATAATTGATTGATTGGCTATTTGGTGTATAAAATGCCATAACATTTTGAGAAAAgccaaagtcaaagtcaaagccAAACAGTCTGTTTTGTCAAACAGTCAAAAATGCAAAGATATTGAGTTTACAGTCTTAGCAACTCAActattcacatttgagaagctgtaTTTGTTGTCAAAAATCAAAAAGGTGGTcaattaatcaactaatcaattaattaacTAAAGGTTTCAGCTATAATGTAAAGATTGGCTTCTGGCTACCTGTGGAAATCATTAAAATGCTGCATATTGGAGGTAAGTGAACAAAAACATGCCCTGATGCTGCGGCCATgaaaacctaaatctaaaaccataaaaagtaaaatatatttttttaaaaactctgccTGGTCCACCTTAAAACCAAACTATATCAGTCGACCTTCAAAAAGTAGCGCTGAGGGGGCTCGGTCACGTGATATTTCCGCCGCTGATTGGCTACATCGTCGGAGTATGAGCTCGTGGGAATGAATAGGTGACGTCAGTTCCCCGTTCGCAAAGAGCGAAACAAACATGGCGACGGAGTCAAGCGAACGGGGCTTAGCACTGACTTTATTCGTCTTTTCTTGCGTTTTTGTGGGCATGAAGACCGAGGCGGCGGTTCCTGAGTCAAAAAGCGGGACGCGGATACTCGGCATGAGGCTGGAGAAGAGCGACACGCCGGCCGAGACCACCGAGAGAGGGGAGATTCAGGTGACCGAGGGCAGCGACATCCTCTTCAGGTTCTACGGGCTCCACTTGTTCCCCAACAGCTCGGCGCTCATCCGGTTCATGGAGCTTTCCTTGAGTACCGAAGAGAAGGATGCTGCCAGTGCACACTCCAACAGGACTTGTCCCGAGCACACGAAGGACATAGTGGTGAATGGGGCCATGGAGGTGAGCAACCAAAACACCTCCGGGGTGGTCAGCCTTAAGATCAAACAGCTCCGCAAGTCCGAGGCAGTGAAGGTGTACGGCTTGTGCGTCCGCGACccccaggaggaggaggagaggtggtaCATGCTGGACGACAAAGACGGTAGGCTGCGGGTGGTGGAGGAGAAGTCGTCCCTGCTGCCCGTCTGGCTGCAGGTGATCATCATCTCGCTCCTCCTGGTGCTGTCCGGGATGTTCAGCGGGCTCAACCTCGGACTGATGGCGCTGGACCCGATGGAGCTCCGCATTGTGCAGAGCTGTGGCACCGAGAAGGAGAAGAAGTACGCGCGGAAGATCGAACCCATCCGCAGGAAAGGCAACTACCTGCTGTGCTCGCTGCTCCTCGGCAACGTCCTGGTCAACACTACCCTCACCATCCTCCTGGACGACCTCACAAAGTCCGGGATCGGTGCTGTAGTCGCCTCCACCATCGGCATCGTTATTTTCGGTGAGATCGTCCCGCAGGCGCTGTGCTCTAGACACGGTCTCGCAGTCGGAGCAAACACCATCCTGCTCACCAAGCTGTTCATGCTCTTGACCTTCCCTCTGTCCTGGCCCATCAGTAAGCTCCTGGACTGCGTCCTTGGCCAGGAGATCGGCACAGTGTACAACCGGGAGAAGCTTGTGGAGATGCTAAAAGTCACCGAGCCATACAATGATCTGGTGAAAGAGGAGCTGAACATGATCCAGGGCGCGCTGGAGCTCAGGACCAAAACAGTTGAGGATGTCATGACACCTATAAACAACTGCTTCATGATCCACAGCGACGCCGTATTAGACTTCAACACCATGTCCGAGATCATGGAGAGTGGATACACCAGGATACCTGTGTACGAGGACGAGAGGTCCAACATCGTGGACATCCTGTTCGTCAAGGACCTGGCCTTCGTGGACCCGGACGACTGCACCACCCTGAAGACCATCACGAAGTTCTACAACCATCCGGTCCACTTTGTCTTCCACGACACCAAACTGGACTCAATGCTGGAGGAGTTCAAGAAAGGTATGTGTGCAATGTGTGTCATGCAAACTAGAGACACTAAGTAATTTGTTGTTGTGCAGGACAGGCGGCAGAGTCAGGTGTTTGTTAAAAGAACAGACATCtgtcaggatgttgtgaagctCATTGTGTATCTGTTGTTGAGTCACTCGGGGTTTTTTTTTGGACCAGTTGTTCATTTTTGATGCCTCAGTTTGCATCCTGTGCTGATGATTTTCCTTTGTTGGAAAGGAGTTCGAGGGCCTCACCTCGGCCTGTGGGAAACAATTTTCCGtatgacattttataaacaaaacCTTTGATCAGTAAACAACGTATTCGTTAGCTGCAGTCGTACAGAGAGCGTGCTCCtgcttgacctttgaccccatTGTGGAGCAGCTCAAGCAATAAAATTAATGTTCAACTTCAGTGACATATGGGTTTGTCCTGCCTGCATCATGGTGGTGTTTTCTGATGCTCTTATTCAGATTGTCATTATAAAGTGCGTTCTCATGCAACGACCTGACACGCTGTGGTCTGTCAGGAGACAGTCTGTTCAGACTCCCTCGTCTTACCAGCATTTGATATCAAATTTCATGCTACCAGACTGCAAGTATTTTCTCCAAGTGCAGGAGGGGTGGTGAATCAAGTtgccatttttattgttttctatCTTTTCTATTTTCAGCTGTTCTTGGAAGGATTTACAGtcctaaaataaaaaccaagTAAAAACACTAAAGCTGTGGTTTTGACAAACATAATTTTGCTGAGATGTGGATTTTGTGACCACAAATTTGAGATAAGTGATATCAGCAACACTTCCCCCTTTTaattccttttctttgttttttttttcctcttaccacacacacacacacacaaacacacacacacaaaaacagacacagacatgcacacagagacacactttcatgcacaaatacacacacgtGCATACTCCCTCTCTCAGGAGGAGGTATACACACTGACGCCATCCCCTGTGGAGATTTATTTTTCCCTCCTCAGACATCTCGTCTCAAGGTCATGGACagtagacacagacacacacacacacaaacacaaacacaaacacacacacacttgctatGTCTAGATCTCAGTAGTAATCAAGGTAAAGTCCACTGGACCTTGTTGGCAGCTTCAGTTTAAGCGAGTGTGGTTTTGTTTCACTAAATGCATTTCAGCAGAGTAACTGTCTCTGAAGTCTCGCCTTTGACCGTTGCCTTGCACTGATCAGTAGGTGTAAAATGACTTTTGAGTTGCTGCAGTGCTTGTGCACGGTGCCATGTGACATTTGGCCAAGACACAGCTCTGCAGTTCATTTTAGAAGGCTTGGCTGGCAAACTGGGAGGGTTTGGCAACAAGCTGcattgctcacacacacacacacacacacacacacacacacacacacacagttgagaACTGTCGAGTTGAAAACCGTCTACACTGGGTCAAACCTTGGCAAAGACGTTCATTGTAAGTAGTTATGAGAATGTGCTCAGGTTCTGTGTATACAGGCTTAGGTTTGGGAGTTGTTGCAGTAGAGAAAGTCCTCATTACTGGTGGTCATATAAACAcgagaaatatatattttttaaagattttgtaATAAAATTTTCATTGTGTCAAAGATTTTGAAATGATACAACACAGTAAATTAACTGCAGAGTTTTGCTATTTCGCTATTATTGCTTCAAGTTGAACGTAGATGTCAAGTCGCATGTTAGTCAAAGCAACACTGTAAAGGTGATGAAAATGATGTTGCTGCTGCATTTTGCAAAGCTTTGGGCAGTGTAGCCTAAGTACTTGCTGTCACACTAGTCCTGACTAGCTTGGGGGCTAATAATTAACATGGAGAAAGTCACATTGGTGAATTATGTTTTGAATATTGTCGGGAATGCCTGATGTTGTGACATTCTGTGGAACAGGAATATGAATAGTTCAAAAGGCATCTActgtaaacagattttaataATAGATTATTGCACTCTGCCTAGATGTGGTCAGTGGTTGGGTTATTGCCAGTTCATCATCCTTTTACATTTGCTTGTCTGAACACAATATCTCCTAATTTAGCAAATATTGAGTTTCACTAACAAGGGTAAAAATTTGTCAAGAGCATGATCCCATATGTGATGCGAGTGCACCTTAAAGTGCCTGTTATAAGGATTATGTAtagtaaaaacatcaaatctcCAGCTATAGTAAATGATCTAAGAATGGGAACCAAACTGCCATTCTGTTGGTATTACTAGCACTTCATGTACAGTGTAACAAGAGactgcaaaatgtatttattttaaggaaTTACAGAAGTAGTATCTGGTGAGTCTTGTAATCTTAAAGTCTTTTTGCTGTTTGCATGTGAGAGCAAATCTTATCTGGAGTATTTCCTGACATTCTTCTTCAAAATATTCATCTAGTGTctggtggattttttttttttttcagaaattctctgaaacacagcaactataacaaacaaacaaacaaagaaaagcaccaACCACAAAACCTTTAAATTGGAAAGTGGAAATTTAACGTAAAGACATGATAATTGCTTGCAGATGCTGTTTGATTCGCAGATAGTCACACAAGTAGTGGAAAAACACAGCATTGAGTACAAAGAAGTTTCAAAATCCTCTGAGTCTCCAtgctgtgactgtgcagcctgTGGTCCTGTGGTGGTGGGCCCTGTTCGTGTGCTCATGTACAGGCTTGATTGCCTGACGGCCCCCTGCCTCCCCACTGACCCGACTCCCCGCTTACATCTCAAGTTCCTCTCAGCTGCAGCTTGGCATCAGTTACCACGGTGATGACATCTagcagcctctgtgtgtgtataggttGCTTTAGGTTGCGCTCTCTCTATATATTTAAATCTACTGAATCAGTTTCAGATTTGAACCACTGACTTTTAAGACACCATTTACAGTCACAAAAACAGTCATCAATACTGCATAGTCTgacatttcttctgtatgtgtgtgtgtgaactagTCAACCTTTTCAGTGAACATGGTGTGACCTTTTGGTTGGACTGTGAAATGACCTTATTAGTTGAGATGAAATTTTAATGACGTGCTGACTGCGCACATcaaggaaagaggaaggaaaatgtGGAATAAGGACGCCAAGGAGACTAAATGTGTACGATAACGCTGGTCCTTTTTTTCgtatgtttttgtgcatgtgttacCTATTTTCCTTCttagtgaaaacaaagaaacaatatAAGCACAATGCTGTTGTagtaaaaaagacaaaagtcatcatattaatatgtttaaatctaaatcttatgattttaattatttttaatgtgcaaaaattAAACTGAACCAACAGCCATGAACCTTGACGAAGCTTGACCCCCATAATGCTCTTCTAAGTATCAGTGATAGTTGCTGATGCATGAATCACATTGGCTTAAAGTGATTCattaagattttatttctttctagCATATTCAACACAGGAAATGAACCAGCTTGTGTTTTGTTATCTGTTCTTTATCAGTGTTTGAGCACTTATCAGGCCACCGCACCCGGGCTCCACAACACCGCTGTGTTTGCTACGGTTTAATGACCGTTGGGGAGCTGTATCTCCAAAACaagaacataaaaatgaaatgcagtagTTTGAATTTTTGGTATAAATCCGAGAGTTGTGAGGATTTCACAGCACTTGTAATTACAGCACAGCTAGTAAATATGTAGATTCTGAGTTCAGATTTGGAGTGAAAGATGCCCAATCTCGGCCTGATAAGGTTGTCACAGAGGAGATGTGATTCCTTCACTGTCAGGGGTGTGCCTCACTCTGTCCTGTTTATGAATACATTTTGAGCAGAAAATCGGTCATGCAGCTTCGG
This genomic window contains:
- the LOC113138472 gene encoding metal transporter CNNM4 isoform X1; amino-acid sequence: MATESSERGLALTLFVFSCVFVGMKTEAAVPESKSGTRILGMRLEKSDTPAETTERGEIQVTEGSDILFRFYGLHLFPNSSALIRFMELSLSTEEKDAASAHSNRTCPEHTKDIVVNGAMEVSNQNTSGVVSLKIKQLRKSEAVKVYGLCVRDPQEEEERWYMLDDKDGRLRVVEEKSSLLPVWLQVIIISLLLVLSGMFSGLNLGLMALDPMELRIVQSCGTEKEKKYARKIEPIRRKGNYLLCSLLLGNVLVNTTLTILLDDLTKSGIGAVVASTIGIVIFGEIVPQALCSRHGLAVGANTILLTKLFMLLTFPLSWPISKLLDCVLGQEIGTVYNREKLVEMLKVTEPYNDLVKEELNMIQGALELRTKTVEDVMTPINNCFMIHSDAVLDFNTMSEIMESGYTRIPVYEDERSNIVDILFVKDLAFVDPDDCTTLKTITKFYNHPVHFVFHDTKLDSMLEEFKKGKSHLAIVQKVNNEGEGDPFYEVLGLVTLEDVIEEIIKSEILDESDLYTDNRTRKKVAPNKNKRDFSAFKHESESKVKISPQLLLAAHRFLATVSPTEVSLFSPSQISDKVLLRILRHPDVIQEIKFNESDKRSPHHYIYQRGKPVDFFVLILQGRVEVEAGNENMKFETGPFSFYGIMSLSAPTLEFRSPSHLSGLNRTASLGGADRTESLSVSGSNSQLNSSIPSQQYTPDFNVRALSDLQFVKITRAQYQNGLMASRLDSTPQSPESGHSTARLDQPTPPATASTNITNLGADSTPTENGPDETTLLLNEQNSPHTANHHSQLENSI